Proteins co-encoded in one Prescottella sp. R16 genomic window:
- a CDS encoding adenine phosphoribosyltransferase: MTSDSDTRATALDRAGGAVARLTRWCDDFPTPGVRFADLTPVFADGPGYRAVIEGLAAAGDGADLVAGVDARGFLLGGGVALELGCGVLAVRKAGKLPPPVHAQSYALEYGAATLEIPCDAPDLDGRRVFVIDDVLATGGTLLAAAELLTRAGADVVGVGVVLELDELGGRDRFDRYPLTSLVRV, translated from the coding sequence ATGACGTCCGACAGCGATACCCGCGCCACCGCCCTCGACCGGGCCGGCGGCGCCGTCGCCCGCCTGACCCGCTGGTGCGACGATTTCCCGACACCCGGCGTCCGGTTCGCCGATCTGACACCGGTGTTCGCGGACGGGCCGGGCTACCGGGCGGTGATCGAGGGCCTCGCGGCCGCGGGCGACGGCGCGGACCTCGTTGCGGGCGTCGACGCCCGCGGATTCCTCCTCGGCGGGGGTGTCGCGCTGGAACTGGGATGCGGTGTGCTGGCGGTCCGCAAGGCCGGCAAGCTGCCACCGCCGGTCCACGCACAGAGCTACGCGCTCGAATACGGTGCCGCCACCCTCGAGATCCCGTGCGACGCCCCGGACCTGGACGGCCGGCGGGTGTTCGTCATCGACGACGTGCTCGCCACCGGCGGCACCCTGCTCGCCGCCGCGGAACTGCTGACACGGGCCGGCGCGGACGTCGTGGGCGTCGGGGTCGTTCTCGAGCTCGACGAACTCGGCGGCCGGGACCGGTTCGACCGGTATCCGCTGACGTCGCTCGTCCGGGTCTGA
- a CDS encoding bifunctional (p)ppGpp synthetase/guanosine-3',5'-bis(diphosphate) 3'-pyrophosphohydrolase: MTQHLDRSQNTGSGGTPSGDKPAPVPTSASRRVRARLARRITGARNTPIRPVLEPLVALHRDVYPKADVTVLQRAYDVAEQRHATQFRKSGDPYITHPLAVANILAELGMDTTTLVAALLHDTVEDTGYSLEELTAEFGEEVAHLVDGVTKLDKVVLGSAAEGETIRKMIIAMARDPRVLVIKVADRLHNMRTMRFLPPEKQARKARETLEVIAPLAHRLGMATVKWELEDLAFAILHPKKYEEIVRLVADRAPSRDTYLAKVRAEINATLSASRISATVEGRPKHYWSIYQKMIVKGRDFDDIHDLVGVRILCDEIRDCYAAVGVVHSLWQPMAGRFKDYIAQPRYGVYQSLHTTVIGPEGKPLEVQIRTRDMHRTAEFGIAAHWRYKETKGRHSSDSAEVDDMAWMRQLLDWQREAADPGEFLESLRYDLAVKEIFVFTPKGDVITLPSGSTPVDFAYAVHTEVGHRCIGARVNGRLVALERRLENGEVVEVFTSKAATAGPSRDWQSFVVSPRAKAKIRQWFAKERREEALENGKDAIAKEVRRGGLPLQRLMNAESMTALAHELRYADVSALYTAVGEHNVSAQHVVQRLVAHLGGVGAVEEELAERSTPSTIPVSRPRSGDVGVLVPGAPGTVAKLAKCCTPVPGDDIMGFVTRGGAVSVHRTDCTNATSLREQSERIIEVQWAPSPSSVFLVAIQIEALDRHRLLSDVTKALADEKVNILSASVTTSGDRVAISKFTFEMGDPKHLGHVLNVVRNVEGVYDVYRVTSAA, encoded by the coding sequence GTGACCCAGCATCTTGATCGGTCCCAGAACACAGGTTCGGGAGGCACACCGTCGGGCGACAAACCTGCCCCGGTGCCCACATCGGCGTCCCGGCGCGTCCGGGCACGGTTGGCCCGCCGGATCACCGGCGCCCGCAACACCCCGATACGTCCCGTCCTCGAGCCGCTCGTCGCCCTGCACCGCGACGTGTACCCCAAGGCGGACGTCACGGTGCTGCAACGCGCCTACGACGTCGCCGAGCAGCGGCACGCCACCCAGTTCCGCAAGTCCGGTGACCCGTACATCACGCATCCGCTGGCCGTCGCGAACATCCTCGCCGAACTCGGCATGGACACCACGACCCTGGTCGCGGCACTGCTGCACGACACCGTCGAGGACACCGGCTACTCGCTCGAGGAACTGACCGCCGAATTCGGCGAGGAGGTCGCCCACCTCGTCGACGGCGTCACCAAACTCGACAAGGTGGTGCTCGGCTCGGCCGCCGAGGGCGAGACGATCCGCAAGATGATCATCGCGATGGCGCGCGACCCCCGCGTCCTGGTGATCAAGGTCGCCGACCGACTGCACAACATGCGCACGATGCGCTTCCTGCCGCCGGAGAAGCAGGCCCGCAAGGCCCGGGAAACCCTGGAAGTGATTGCGCCGCTGGCCCACCGGCTCGGCATGGCCACGGTCAAATGGGAACTCGAGGACCTCGCGTTCGCGATCCTGCACCCCAAGAAGTACGAGGAGATCGTGCGCCTCGTCGCCGACCGGGCGCCGTCCCGCGACACCTACCTGGCGAAGGTGCGCGCCGAGATCAACGCGACCCTGTCCGCATCACGGATCAGTGCGACCGTCGAGGGCCGGCCCAAGCACTACTGGTCGATCTACCAGAAGATGATCGTCAAGGGCCGCGACTTCGACGACATCCACGACCTCGTCGGCGTGCGGATCCTGTGCGACGAGATCCGCGACTGCTACGCCGCGGTCGGCGTCGTGCACTCGCTGTGGCAGCCGATGGCCGGACGGTTCAAGGACTACATCGCCCAGCCCCGGTACGGGGTGTACCAGTCGCTGCACACCACCGTCATCGGCCCCGAGGGCAAACCGCTCGAGGTGCAGATCCGCACCCGCGACATGCACCGCACCGCCGAGTTCGGCATCGCCGCGCACTGGCGGTACAAGGAAACCAAGGGGCGGCATTCCAGCGACTCCGCCGAGGTCGACGACATGGCGTGGATGCGTCAACTCCTCGACTGGCAGCGGGAGGCCGCCGACCCGGGCGAATTCCTCGAATCGCTGCGCTACGACCTGGCGGTCAAGGAGATCTTCGTGTTCACCCCGAAGGGGGACGTGATCACGCTGCCCTCCGGATCCACCCCCGTCGACTTCGCGTACGCCGTCCACACCGAGGTCGGGCACCGCTGTATCGGCGCCCGTGTCAACGGCCGCCTCGTCGCCCTCGAACGTCGACTCGAGAACGGTGAGGTCGTCGAGGTCTTCACCTCCAAGGCCGCCACCGCCGGACCCAGCCGGGACTGGCAGTCGTTCGTCGTCTCCCCGCGCGCCAAGGCGAAGATCCGGCAGTGGTTCGCGAAGGAACGCCGCGAGGAAGCCCTCGAGAACGGCAAGGACGCCATCGCGAAAGAAGTACGCCGCGGCGGACTTCCGTTGCAGCGCTTGATGAACGCCGAATCCATGACGGCCCTCGCTCACGAACTGCGGTACGCCGACGTCTCCGCGCTCTACACCGCCGTCGGCGAACACAACGTGTCCGCACAGCACGTCGTGCAGCGTCTCGTCGCGCACCTCGGTGGAGTCGGCGCCGTCGAAGAAGAACTCGCCGAACGATCCACCCCGTCGACCATCCCGGTCAGCCGGCCCCGCAGCGGCGACGTCGGTGTCCTGGTCCCCGGGGCCCCCGGTACCGTCGCCAAACTCGCCAAATGCTGCACCCCCGTCCCCGGCGACGACATCATGGGCTTCGTCACCCGCGGCGGCGCCGTCAGCGTGCACCGCACCGACTGCACCAACGCCACCTCCCTGCGCGAGCAGTCCGAACGGATCATCGAGGTGCAGTGGGCGCCGTCCCCGTCATCGGTGTTCCTCGTCGCCATCCAGATCGAAGCTCTCGACCGGCACCGACTCCTCTCGGACGTCACCAAGGCCCTCGCCGACGAGAAGGTCAACATCCTGTCCGCATCCGTCACCACCTCCGGTGACCGTGTCGCGATCAGCAAGTTCACCTTCGAGATGGGCGACCCGAAACATCTCGGCCACGTCCTCAACGTCGTCCGCAACGTCGAAGGCGTCTACGACGTCTACCGCGTCACCTCCGCGGCCTAG
- a CDS encoding ABC transporter substrate-binding protein, translating into MTSPHRPRRRVLRAFGALTAATAVGAGVAACSEPADQVPSLGYAIDNVVTTYNANTVEGAATGTAAALGRVLTGTNYIGPSGAPVADTDFATAGVLPGDGLAVQYRVSPAAVYSDGVPISCDDFVLAWAAGSGRFTRPGPNGPVPMFDAASHAGYADIDRVDCAPGSKEVTVVFAPGRPYLDWRSLFGATELMPAHVAAQAAGVPDLVGAIRSNDTDAVGRIADFWNNGWQLVPGELDPAKLPSSGPYRIDSYTVEDGLVLVENERWWGNKPATSRIVVWPKGSDVQAGVSDGDIEVVDVGAGSLGDLDLGGFDVTGEPSRSVEQFVLGKNGVFADAEARRAFALCLPRTQLFDTLGHPGFEAEQGLGSGVVDSRITAADSLFYRSAVDAEGGIYTDPDISGAKAAREASGQSEMTVRVGYLGPDERRAQTVRIVAESCAGAGITVVDAGSPGFRPIALGAGEVDAVLAGTGSAAGTAGSSVPSEAAFALHTGNGNNAGGFSNNRYDEVVDKLAVDGSLASRMALSGEAEAILWDEMPTIPLFDQPRTTAHTSGMHGVVPNPTRSGAGWNMDRWILLR; encoded by the coding sequence ATGACCAGCCCACACCGTCCCCGCCGCCGCGTCCTGCGGGCGTTCGGCGCCCTGACCGCCGCGACGGCGGTCGGGGCGGGCGTCGCCGCCTGCAGCGAACCCGCCGACCAGGTGCCGTCGTTGGGGTACGCGATCGACAACGTCGTGACCACCTACAACGCCAACACGGTGGAGGGGGCGGCCACCGGTACGGCGGCCGCTCTCGGCCGGGTCCTCACCGGCACCAACTACATCGGCCCGTCCGGTGCCCCGGTCGCGGACACCGACTTCGCCACCGCCGGCGTGCTGCCCGGTGACGGGCTGGCCGTGCAGTACCGGGTGTCCCCGGCGGCGGTGTACTCCGACGGGGTCCCGATCTCGTGTGACGACTTCGTGCTCGCGTGGGCGGCCGGCAGCGGACGGTTCACCCGGCCCGGCCCGAACGGGCCGGTGCCGATGTTCGACGCCGCGAGCCACGCCGGGTACGCGGACATCGACCGGGTGGACTGCGCCCCCGGTTCGAAGGAGGTGACGGTCGTGTTCGCCCCCGGCCGGCCCTACCTGGACTGGCGATCGTTGTTCGGGGCGACCGAGTTGATGCCCGCCCACGTTGCGGCGCAGGCCGCGGGCGTTCCGGACCTGGTGGGTGCGATCCGGTCGAACGACACCGACGCGGTCGGCCGGATCGCGGACTTCTGGAACAACGGATGGCAGCTGGTGCCGGGGGAGTTGGACCCGGCGAAGCTGCCGTCGTCGGGCCCCTACCGGATCGACTCGTACACCGTCGAGGACGGTCTCGTGCTCGTCGAGAACGAACGCTGGTGGGGCAACAAGCCGGCCACGTCACGGATCGTGGTGTGGCCCAAGGGCTCCGACGTACAGGCCGGGGTGTCCGACGGTGACATCGAGGTGGTCGACGTCGGTGCCGGTTCGCTCGGCGACCTCGATCTCGGCGGATTCGACGTGACCGGCGAGCCGTCGCGGAGCGTCGAGCAGTTCGTGCTCGGAAAGAACGGCGTGTTCGCGGACGCCGAGGCCCGCCGCGCGTTCGCACTGTGCCTGCCGCGCACACAGTTGTTCGACACGCTCGGCCATCCGGGTTTCGAGGCGGAACAGGGACTCGGGTCCGGTGTCGTCGATTCCCGGATCACGGCCGCGGACTCGCTGTTCTACCGGTCCGCCGTCGACGCCGAGGGCGGTATCTACACAGATCCCGACATCTCCGGCGCGAAAGCGGCGCGGGAGGCGTCCGGCCAGTCCGAGATGACGGTCCGGGTCGGCTATCTCGGCCCCGACGAGCGCCGGGCACAGACCGTGCGCATCGTCGCCGAGTCGTGTGCGGGCGCGGGCATCACCGTCGTCGACGCCGGATCGCCGGGCTTCCGGCCGATCGCGCTCGGCGCGGGCGAGGTGGACGCGGTCCTCGCCGGTACCGGCTCCGCGGCCGGGACGGCCGGGTCGAGTGTGCCGAGCGAGGCGGCGTTCGCGCTGCACACCGGCAACGGAAACAATGCGGGCGGGTTCTCGAACAACCGCTACGACGAGGTCGTCGACAAACTGGCGGTCGACGGGTCCCTCGCGTCCCGGATGGCGCTGTCCGGGGAGGCGGAGGCGATCCTGTGGGACGAGATGCCCACGATCCCACTGTTCGACCAGCCGCGGACCACCGCCCACACGTCGGGCATGCACGGCGTCGTCCCGAACCCGACGAGGTCCGGTGCGGGCTGGAACATGGACCGGTGGATACTGCTCAGATGA
- the ruvB gene encoding Holliday junction branch migration DNA helicase RuvB, with protein sequence MTEDFGDESAVTAEFVHSDGEIEASLRPKSLSDFIGQPRVLEQLQLVLTGAKLRGGTPDHVLLSGPPGLGKTSMAMIIAAELGTSLRLTSGPALERAGDLAAMLSNLVEGDVLFIDEIHRMARPAEEMLYLAMEDFRVDVVVGKGPGATSIPLDIAPFTLVGATTRSGALTGPLRDRFGFTAHMDFYEPDELQRILLRSAGILGVELGEEASAEIAGRSRGTPRIANRLLRRVRDYAEVRADGVVTLDIARAALEVYDVDPLGLDRLDRAVLGALVRSFGGGPVGVSTLAVAVGEEPSTVEEVCEPFLVRAGMIARTPRGRVATAAAWSQLGLTPPPDAAIGGIEVRAREPHPGLFDGDVPD encoded by the coding sequence ATGACCGAGGACTTCGGTGACGAATCCGCGGTCACCGCGGAGTTCGTGCACTCCGACGGCGAGATCGAGGCGAGCCTGCGCCCGAAGTCGTTGTCCGACTTCATCGGTCAACCGCGGGTGCTCGAACAGTTGCAACTCGTGCTCACCGGCGCGAAACTGCGCGGTGGCACCCCCGACCACGTCCTGCTGTCCGGTCCGCCCGGTCTCGGCAAGACGAGCATGGCGATGATCATCGCCGCCGAACTGGGGACGTCGCTGCGGCTCACGTCCGGTCCGGCCCTCGAACGTGCCGGGGACCTGGCCGCGATGCTCAGCAACCTCGTCGAGGGCGACGTGCTGTTCATCGACGAGATCCACCGCATGGCACGGCCGGCGGAGGAGATGCTGTACCTGGCGATGGAGGACTTCCGGGTCGACGTGGTCGTCGGCAAGGGGCCGGGTGCGACGTCGATTCCCCTCGACATCGCCCCGTTCACCCTCGTCGGTGCGACGACCCGGTCCGGTGCGCTCACCGGGCCGCTGCGCGACCGGTTCGGGTTCACCGCCCACATGGACTTCTACGAGCCCGACGAGTTGCAGCGCATCCTGCTGCGGTCGGCCGGGATTCTCGGAGTCGAGCTCGGCGAGGAGGCGAGCGCGGAGATCGCGGGGCGCTCCCGCGGCACCCCGCGCATCGCGAACCGGCTGCTGCGCCGGGTGCGGGACTACGCGGAGGTGCGGGCCGACGGTGTCGTCACCCTCGACATCGCGAGGGCAGCGCTCGAGGTGTACGACGTCGACCCGCTCGGGCTCGACCGGCTGGACCGGGCCGTGCTCGGTGCGCTGGTGCGCAGTTTCGGGGGCGGGCCGGTGGGTGTGTCGACGCTCGCGGTCGCGGTCGGGGAGGAGCCGAGCACCGTCGAGGAGGTGTGCGAACCGTTCCTGGTGCGGGCCGGCATGATCGCCCGCACCCCACGTGGCCGGGTCGCGACCGCCGCCGCCTGGTCCCAGCTGGGGTTGACGCCGCCGCCGGACGCCGCGATCGGGGGGATCGAGGTGCGGGCGCGGGAGCCGCATCCGGGCCTGTTCGACGGTGATGTGCCCGATTGA
- the secD gene encoding protein translocase subunit SecD encodes MAPSTGSVHPVRTLTVFAVIVAALYALVFFTGDKSPTPELGIDLQGGTRVTLTARTPDGSTPSQDSLRQAQRIIETRVNGLGVSGSEVVVDGDNLVITVPGDDSSQAKSLGQTARLYIRPVLGSQQAPAPGSVPAPETGTPAEGTPEPGSPEAAAAEITKAQETRQSQDPTVQQQAMAALDCSIPDPLQGNDDPALPLVACSTDGTTVYLLAPSIIDGQEISDATSGFNSQQSRYEVSLSFKSGGSETWAQFTSSNIGKQAAFTLDSKVVSAPVVQGATPVGSSTSITGQFNQTQAQELANTLKYGSLPLSFSASEAETVSATLGLASLEAGLIAGAVGLVLVLLYCLVYYRMLGLLTALSLILSGVMVYAVMVLLGRYIGFTLDLAGIAGLIIGIGMTADSFVVFFERIKDEMREGRSFRSAVPRGWARARRTILSGNAVSFIAAAVLYVLAIGQVRGFAFTLGLTTILDVVVVFLVTWPLVYMASKSKFWSKPGINGLGAVQQVARERKQVVASATTSSETEA; translated from the coding sequence GTGGCACCTTCGACAGGATCGGTGCACCCAGTGCGCACGCTCACCGTTTTCGCGGTGATCGTCGCGGCACTGTATGCCCTGGTCTTCTTCACCGGAGACAAGTCCCCGACCCCGGAACTGGGTATCGACCTGCAAGGCGGGACACGCGTCACCCTCACCGCCCGCACCCCGGACGGCAGCACCCCCAGCCAGGACAGCCTGCGGCAGGCCCAGCGGATCATCGAGACCCGCGTCAACGGTCTCGGTGTGTCCGGTTCCGAGGTCGTCGTCGACGGCGACAACCTCGTGATCACCGTGCCCGGTGACGACAGTTCGCAGGCCAAGTCGCTGGGGCAGACGGCCCGGCTGTACATCCGCCCGGTCCTCGGCTCGCAGCAGGCGCCCGCACCGGGCAGCGTGCCCGCACCCGAGACGGGGACGCCTGCCGAGGGGACACCCGAACCCGGTTCGCCGGAGGCCGCGGCCGCCGAGATCACCAAGGCGCAGGAGACCCGGCAGAGCCAGGACCCGACCGTGCAGCAGCAGGCGATGGCCGCGCTCGACTGCTCGATCCCGGACCCGTTGCAGGGCAACGACGATCCGGCGCTGCCGCTGGTCGCGTGCTCGACCGACGGCACCACCGTCTACCTGCTCGCCCCGAGCATCATCGACGGTCAGGAGATCTCGGACGCCACGTCCGGATTCAACTCGCAGCAGTCCCGCTACGAGGTGAGCCTGAGCTTCAAGTCCGGTGGTAGCGAGACGTGGGCACAGTTCACGTCGAGCAACATCGGCAAGCAGGCCGCGTTCACGCTCGACTCGAAGGTCGTCAGCGCGCCCGTCGTGCAGGGCGCCACCCCGGTCGGCAGTTCGACGTCGATCACCGGCCAGTTCAACCAGACGCAGGCGCAGGAACTGGCGAACACCCTCAAGTACGGGTCGCTGCCGCTGTCGTTCTCGGCGTCCGAGGCCGAGACCGTGTCCGCGACCCTGGGCCTGGCGTCGCTCGAGGCCGGCCTGATCGCCGGCGCCGTCGGCCTGGTGCTGGTGCTCCTGTACTGCCTGGTCTACTACCGCATGCTCGGCCTGCTGACCGCGCTGTCGCTGATCCTGTCCGGTGTCATGGTGTACGCGGTGATGGTCCTGCTCGGCCGTTACATCGGCTTCACCCTCGACCTCGCGGGCATCGCCGGCCTCATCATCGGTATCGGTATGACCGCCGACTCGTTCGTCGTGTTCTTCGAACGCATCAAGGACGAGATGCGGGAGGGTCGCAGCTTCCGTTCCGCCGTCCCGCGCGGCTGGGCGCGGGCCCGCCGCACCATCCTGTCCGGTAACGCGGTCAGCTTCATCGCCGCCGCGGTGCTGTACGTGCTGGCGATCGGCCAGGTCCGCGGCTTCGCGTTCACCCTCGGCCTCACCACGATCCTCGACGTGGTCGTGGTGTTCCTGGTGACGTGGCCGCTGGTCTACATGGCGTCGAAGTCCAAGTTCTGGTCGAAGCCGGGCATCAACGGTCTCGGCGCCGTCCAGCAGGTGGCGCGGGAACGCAAGCAGGTCGTGGCGTCGGCCACCACCTCGTCCGAGACGGAGGCATGA
- a CDS encoding peptidylprolyl isomerase — protein sequence MNKRTTTIAAAGLGIALALTACSNDNSDSDSASPTASSMWTTPEAPQLDLSRYGTLPAVPAGTPTVDCSYPAAEPAAKPVQAPNATGVPAEGTVTVDLTTNAGTIGIDLDRAAAPCSVASFVSLAQQGFFDGTPCHRLSTNPGLQMLQCGDPSGSGTGGPGYRFANEYPTTAYTAGDPALQQPVVYPRGTVAMAHSAAPDSNGSQFFLVYADSVLPPDYTVFGTMTDDGIATVEKIAAAGDDGSSPAGGGAPNTAVTVQTATVG from the coding sequence ATGAACAAGCGCACCACCACGATCGCAGCGGCCGGACTCGGCATCGCCCTGGCCCTCACCGCATGCTCGAACGACAACTCCGACAGCGACTCCGCCTCGCCGACGGCGTCGAGCATGTGGACCACCCCCGAAGCCCCGCAGCTGGACCTGTCCCGCTACGGCACCCTGCCCGCCGTCCCGGCCGGCACCCCCACCGTCGACTGTAGCTACCCGGCAGCCGAACCGGCCGCCAAGCCCGTGCAGGCCCCGAACGCGACCGGTGTCCCCGCCGAGGGCACCGTCACCGTCGACCTCACCACCAACGCCGGCACCATCGGCATCGACCTGGACCGGGCCGCCGCCCCCTGCAGCGTCGCCAGCTTCGTCAGCCTCGCGCAGCAGGGCTTCTTCGACGGCACCCCCTGCCACCGCCTGTCCACCAACCCCGGCCTGCAGATGCTGCAGTGCGGCGACCCGTCCGGCAGCGGCACCGGCGGCCCCGGCTACCGCTTCGCCAACGAATACCCCACCACCGCCTACACCGCCGGCGACCCCGCACTGCAGCAGCCCGTCGTCTACCCGCGCGGCACCGTCGCCATGGCCCACAGCGCCGCCCCCGACAGCAACGGCAGCCAGTTCTTCCTCGTCTACGCCGACTCCGTCCTCCCCCCGGACTACACCGTGTTCGGCACCATGACCGACGACGGCATCGCCACCGTCGAGAAGATCGCCGCAGCCGGCGACGACGGCTCCAGCCCCGCCGGCGGCGGCGCCCCCAACACTGCCGTCACCGTCCAGACCGCGACGGTGGGCTGA
- the ruvA gene encoding Holliday junction branch migration protein RuvA, producing the protein MIASVRGEVLDIGLDHAVLEAAGVGYRVNTTPATLATLRRGEESRLLTSMIVREDSMTLYGFADAESRDLFGLLQTVTGVGPRLAMAVLSVLEPDALRAALVDGNITVLTRVPGIGKRGAERMIVELRDKVESVATATGLPGAPGGSSTGLRDQVVEALVGLGFRADQAEKATDTVAAADPDATTSALLRSALALLGKTR; encoded by the coding sequence GTGATCGCGTCGGTACGGGGCGAGGTCCTCGACATCGGACTGGACCACGCGGTGCTCGAGGCCGCCGGCGTCGGCTACCGGGTCAACACGACCCCCGCCACGCTCGCGACGCTGCGCCGCGGCGAGGAGTCCCGGCTGCTGACGTCGATGATCGTCCGCGAGGACTCGATGACGCTGTACGGGTTCGCCGACGCCGAGTCCCGCGACCTGTTCGGCCTGCTGCAGACCGTGACCGGAGTCGGCCCGCGGCTCGCGATGGCCGTGCTGTCCGTCCTCGAACCGGATGCGTTGCGGGCGGCGCTCGTGGACGGCAACATCACGGTACTGACCCGGGTGCCCGGCATCGGTAAGCGCGGCGCCGAACGGATGATCGTCGAACTGCGCGACAAGGTCGAGTCGGTGGCGACGGCGACCGGTCTGCCCGGCGCCCCCGGCGGATCGTCGACCGGGTTGCGCGACCAGGTCGTCGAGGCGCTCGTCGGGCTCGGTTTCCGCGCCGATCAGGCGGAGAAGGCCACCGACACCGTCGCCGCCGCCGACCCGGACGCCACCACGTCGGCGCTGCTGCGGTCGGCGCTCGCGCTGCTCGGGAAGACACGATGA
- the yajC gene encoding preprotein translocase subunit YajC — MEMLFPLLILVLLVPMFLGIRRQKKEMQKTVQLQDSLSIGDRVMTTAGLHATVAGLAEGTVDLEIAPGVVTTWARMVVRERITDNDTDDDAGTTDATGTSGDPAFPRREESPEDTQRRLDGE, encoded by the coding sequence ATGGAGATGCTTTTTCCGCTTCTGATTCTCGTTCTGCTGGTACCGATGTTTCTCGGTATCCGGCGTCAGAAGAAGGAGATGCAGAAGACCGTCCAGTTGCAGGATTCCCTGTCGATCGGTGATCGGGTGATGACGACGGCGGGCCTGCACGCCACCGTCGCCGGTCTCGCCGAGGGAACCGTCGACCTCGAGATCGCGCCCGGTGTCGTCACGACGTGGGCGCGGATGGTCGTGCGCGAGCGCATCACCGACAACGACACGGACGACGACGCCGGGACCACCGATGCGACCGGCACGTCCGGCGATCCGGCCTTCCCTCGCCGCGAGGAGTCCCCGGAGGACACGCAGCGTCGTCTCGACGGCGAATAA
- the secF gene encoding protein translocase subunit SecF, with amino-acid sequence MSMTESNTSATVLPHHSWLQRLYTGTGGFEVVGRRKFYYWLTGVIVGLSLLSIVVRGFTLGIEFEGGTRIQFPASDGASTSQVETVYSDALGTDPVSVQTVGSGASASVEIRSEALDAGQVNTLQNALFDAFHPADKNGEVSKNAISVADVSETWGGQITQKALLALVVFLVIVSIYIAIRFERDMAIAAIVSLFFDMIVTAGIYSMVGFEVTPATVIGLLTILGFSLYDTVVVFDKVEENTRGILHLNRRTYAEQANLAVNQTLMRSINTTVISVLPVIALMVVAVWLLGIGTLKDLALVQLVGIIVGAYSSIFTATPLLVSIKERWGPVAAHTEKVLAKRAAAGERTGTAASAAAAAAVRAAAPVTPRPGATPTGKRNKKRH; translated from the coding sequence ATGAGCATGACCGAGTCGAACACCTCCGCGACGGTGCTGCCGCACCACAGTTGGCTGCAGCGGCTGTACACCGGCACCGGCGGATTCGAGGTCGTCGGGCGTCGCAAGTTCTACTACTGGCTGACCGGCGTCATCGTCGGCCTGTCGCTGCTGAGCATCGTGGTGCGCGGCTTCACCCTCGGCATCGAGTTCGAGGGCGGTACCCGTATCCAGTTCCCCGCCTCGGACGGGGCGAGCACCTCGCAGGTCGAGACCGTGTACTCCGACGCGCTCGGCACCGACCCGGTGTCGGTGCAGACCGTCGGCTCCGGCGCGAGCGCGTCGGTGGAGATCCGCTCCGAGGCCCTCGACGCGGGCCAGGTGAACACGCTGCAGAACGCGCTGTTCGACGCCTTCCATCCCGCCGACAAGAACGGTGAGGTGTCGAAGAACGCGATCAGTGTCGCCGACGTCAGCGAGACGTGGGGCGGCCAGATCACGCAGAAGGCGCTCCTCGCGCTCGTCGTGTTCCTCGTGATCGTCAGCATCTACATCGCGATCCGCTTCGAGAGGGACATGGCGATCGCGGCGATCGTCTCGCTGTTCTTCGACATGATCGTCACCGCCGGCATCTACTCGATGGTCGGTTTCGAGGTCACCCCGGCCACCGTGATCGGCCTGCTCACCATTCTCGGTTTCTCGCTGTACGACACGGTCGTCGTGTTCGACAAGGTCGAGGAGAACACCCGCGGCATCCTGCACCTGAACCGGCGCACGTACGCCGAGCAGGCGAATCTGGCCGTCAACCAGACTCTGATGCGGTCGATCAACACCACCGTCATCTCGGTCCTGCCGGTGATCGCGCTGATGGTGGTCGCGGTGTGGCTCCTGGGCATCGGCACCCTCAAGGACCTGGCCCTGGTGCAGCTCGTCGGCATCATCGTCGGCGCCTACTCGTCGATCTTCACCGCGACACCACTGCTGGTGTCCATCAAGGAACGCTGGGGGCCGGTGGCCGCACACACCGAGAAGGTGCTCGCCAAGCGGGCCGCGGCCGGTGAGCGGACGGGTACGGCGGCGTCGGCCGCGGCCGCGGCGGCGGTCCGGGCAGCGGCCCCCGTCACCCCGCGACCGGGGGCGACACCGACAGGAAAGCGCAACAAGAAGAGGCACTGA